A genomic segment from Drosophila miranda strain MSH22 chromosome 3, D.miranda_PacBio2.1, whole genome shotgun sequence encodes:
- the LOC117188044 gene encoding N-alpha-acetyltransferase 35, NatC auxiliary subunit homolog: MNGSPLCGVAEPADFQAAAATAAAAAAAATRANSSSDRDEWSVSECGFMDPEVQRTMRSGSTAEDITQYPLHGWIDVSDEFLAACKELKPGELAQDMMFGLFEAMSAIEIMDPKMDVGMGFDKLDLPPPSFEVAISTGVIKLDNLTPTELIGIFDALFSCVVSWLEGNSMDQVLFTCLYLHAPSKIKDKALRVFCTAVRNLIVVIKSIIIIAGVNEEEDFQLYGNSALLAAEKAHPGNIFGYLKEVEDELVRKCKQLTSPEDLMSVVHRLRFMRHLFQVIYQVEQMAANDTAEDTISEIYKNLNVASELLPLLRKTIDRGTQPVEGSEAPNPIGFSTRIHDRTQPPSFPRSIKIRDRPASFQFLEEMISRFKYACKVTRNKDYFSALNFFIEYSKKSGQCILSRSVLQSLFTANLRLVHGRMPMKLFLRHSVQAFNSPPVLSPKNSVSADPKVQQQLENFFRYCISLNTFTMFIRICGFNRARQRDKLGRLIENFDAIQVDAARLDSFMNQLAIERAMEGNELHATALKHSTHFSTWVLYNCFRAMLIYLMSGFELELYAVHEFLYIYWYPYEFLVGFLVSALTRTENILLAQEEYAEHLSKIQANGGTVSKNRKAAKPRKNKKLQRPYRCEIVFYHALLSLCGGMYKAMAALTKDGRVRLPMPTFDNEEVRYNRRFRPFGALTSPPPVSYQEFKSIRDPMMLSSVEDLYAVAAKHFDQARNILENIQNPDQEVLDLLQIARTNFVVMNVLARGHQKDVKRQPEFDFSKHSYFPIIKLK, encoded by the exons ATGAACGGAAG TCCTCTCTGTGGCGTTGCGGAGCCGGCCGACTTCCAGGCAGCCGCTGCaactgccgctgcagctgcggcCGCCGCCACTAGGGCCAACAGCTCCTCGGACCGGGATGAGTGGAGCGTGAGCGAATGCGGCTTTATGGATCCCGAAGTGCAGCGCACAATGCGGAGTGGCAGTACCGCAGAAGACATAACACAGTATCCACTGCATGGATGGATTGATGTAAGCGACGAGTTTCTTGCTGCCTGTAAAGAACTGAAACCCGGAGAACTGGCGCAGGACATGATGTTTGGTCTCTTCGAAGCCATGTCTGCGATTGAAATAATGGATCCAAAGATGGATGTGGGCATGGGCTTCGATAAGTTGGATTTGCCTCCGCCCTCCTTTGAGGTAGCCATCTCG ACGGGCGTTATTAAGCTGGACAACCTTACGCCCACCGAACTGATTGGGATCTTTGATGCTCTATTCTCCTGCGTTGTGTCCTGGCTGGAGGGGAATTCCATGGATCAGGTGCTGTTCACCTGTCTCTATCTGCACGCTCCCTCTAAAATCAAGGACAAGGCGCTGCGCGTCTTCTGCACTGCAGTGCGTAATCTCATTGTGGTCATCAagagcatcatcatcatagcAGGTGTGAACGAGGAAGAGGATTTCCAGCTGTACGGAAATTCTGCACTGTTGGCCGCGGAGAAGGCTCATCCCGGCAATATTTTTGGTTATCTGAAGGAGGTAGAGGACGAGCTGGTGCGCAAATGCAAGCAGCTGACATCGCCGGAAGATCTGATGTCCGTGGTGCATCGACTCCGCTTCATGCGGCACCTGTTCCAGGTCATCTACCAGGTGGAGCAGATGGCAGCCAATGACACCGCAGAAGATACAATAAGCGAGATTTACAAAAATCTAAACGTGGCTTCTGAACTGTTGCCGCTTCTGCGCAAAACCATTGATCGGGGCACCCAGCCCGTTGAGGGCT CTGAGGCCCCAAATCCCATCGGCTTCTCGACCCGCATTCATGATCGCACTCAGCCGCCCTCATTTCCTCGCAGCATTAAGATCAGAGACCGACCAGCCAGCTTTCAGTTTCTGGAGGAGATGATCTCGCGTTTCAAATACGCCTGCAAAGTGACGCGGAATAAGGATTACTTCTCAGCGCTG AACTTCTTTATCGAGTACAGTAAAAAGTCGGGGCAGTGCATCCTTTCGAGGAGCGTTCTGCAGAGTTTATTCACCGCAAACCTGCGTCTGGTGCATGGTAGAATGCCGATGAAACTGTTTCTGCGGCACTCGGTGCAGGCCTTCAACTCCCCGCCAGTGCTCAGTCCCAAGAATTCGGTGTCCGCTGATCCCaaggtgcagcagcagctggagaaTTTCTTTCGCTACTGCATCAGCCTGAACACCTTCACAATGTTTATACGCATCTGTGGCTTCAATCGCGCAAGGCAGCGGGACAAGCTGGGTCGATTGATTGAGAATTTCGACGCCATACAGGTGGATGCGGCCAGGTTGGACTCATTTATGAACCAACTGGCCATCGAGCGGGCCATGGAGGGAAACGAGCTGCACGCCACTGCACTCAAGCACAGCACCCACTTTTCCACGTGGGTCTTGTACAACTGCTTCCGTGCCATGCTGATCTATCTAATGTCCGGCTTCGAGCTGGAGCTGTATGCTGTGCACGAGTTCCTCTACATCTACTGGTATCCTTACGAGTTTCTGGTGGGCTTCCTCGTTTCGGCGCTGACACGCACGGAAAATATTCTTCTCGCTCAGGAGGAATACGCTGAGCACCTGAGCAAGATTCAAGCGAATGGTGGCACCGTCTCCAAGAACCGCAAGGCGGCCAAGCCCAGGAAGAACAAGAAACTACAGCGTCCGTACCGCTGCGAGATAGTCTTCTATCACGCCCTGCTTAGTCTCTGTGGCGGCATGTACAAGGCTATGGCCGCCCTTACCAAAGATGGACGCGTGCGTCTGCCAATGCCCACTTTTGACAACGAGGAGGTTCGATACAATCGACGATTCCGTCCCTTTGGCGCACTAACCAGTCCTCCGCCTGTCAGCTATCAGGAGTTTAAGAGCATCCGCGATCCTATGATGCTTTCTAGCGTCGAGGACCTGTACGCTGTTGCAGCCAAGCATTTCGACCAGGCCCGAAATATTTTGGAAAACATACAGAACCCTGACCAGGAA GTGCTGGACCTTCTTCAAATCGCTCGAACCAACTTTGTCGTGATGAATGTGCTGGCCCGTGGCCATCAGAAGGATGTGAAGCGCCAGCCAGAGTTTGATTTTTCAAAGCATAGCTATTTCCCCATTATAAAGTTGAAATAA
- the LOC108160169 gene encoding programmed cell death protein 2 — protein sequence MEIDLGFAEKRDNNGWLTNRYFPSKLGGLPAWLELEALPPTEQLQCQKCKAPKVFLAQLYAPHEDDFNFHRSIYIFVCRNADCQQDHSAENFTVLRSQLALKNKFFSEQAAEDDGEPLPPIPCLKKVCAACGCYAPHACSRCKTIYYCSAAHQRAHWSDHKANCGSSNAVPHKPLSAIEFEEFEIVIESNPTRPVEEDHKDDDARLAEFEALQASGNTGDLSNVSEAEMDKYFGNTAGSDDKTFRQFKKQIADEPEQIVRYKRGGEPLWITNTAATVADQLKSLPNCSQCGGIRQFEFQIMPQTLVLLKEEFLDWGVLAVYTCAKSCPIEGYVEEHMVKQDVVSQEQH from the exons ATGGAAATTGATTTGGGTTTTGCCGAGAAACGCGACAATAATGGTTGGTTGACTAACCGCTACTTCCCCAGCAAATTGGGTGGACTACCGGCctggctggagctggaggcaCTCCCTCCGACGGAACAGCTGCAGTGTCAGAAGTGCAAGGCGCCAAAAGTTTTCTTGGCCCAACTTTATGCCCCCCACGAGGATGATTTCAACTTTCATCGGTCGATTTATATTTTCGTGTGCCGGAACGCAGACTGCCAGCAGGATCATAGTGCAGA AAATTTCACAGTGCTGAGGTCTCAGCTGGCACTGAAAAACAAATTCTTCTCGGAACAGGCGGCGGAAGACGATGGGGAACCTTTG CCCCCCATACCATGCCTGAAAAAAGTATGTGCAGCCTGCGGCTGTTATGCTCCGCATGCCTGCAGCCGCTGTAAAACCATCTATTATTGTTCCGCTGCTCATCAGCGGGCACATTGGTCCGACCACAAGGCTAACTGCGGGTCATCGAACGCAGTGCCGCACAAGCCGCTTAGCGCGATAGAATTTGAAGAATTTGAGATTGTGATAGAGAGCAATCCCACAAGGCCGGTTGAAGAAGATCACAAAGATGACGACGCCCGTTTGGCAGAGTTTGAAGCGCTACAGGCCAGTGGCAACACCGGCGACCTGAGCAACGTCTCCGAGGCGGAGATGGACAAGTACTTTGGAAATACAGCTGGCTCGGATGACAAGACGTTTCGTCAATTTAAGAAGCAAATCGCCGACGAGCCCGAGCAGATTGTGCGCTACAAGCGCGGCGGGGAGCCCCTTTGGATAACAAACACAGCCGCAACTGTGGCGGATCAGCTGAAATCGCTGCCCAACTGCAGCCAATGCGGTGGGATTCGTCAATTCGAGTTCCAGATCATGCCGCAGACCTTGGTGCTGCTCAAAGAAGAGTTTCTGGACTGGGGCGTACTGGCGGTCTACACTTGTGCCAAGAGCTGCCCCATTGAGGGATATGTGGAAGAGCACATGGTCAAGCAGGACGTTGTGTCGCAAGAGCAACATTGA